Proteins from one Impatiens glandulifera chromosome 2, dImpGla2.1, whole genome shotgun sequence genomic window:
- the LOC124927750 gene encoding monogalactosyldiacylglycerol synthase 2, chloroplastic-like, with amino-acid sequence MVMMAASPRRSIGTVFQRVGLYAPQKRFKCYEEVKETMEMDQICAERTKNVLILMSDTGGGHRASAEAIRDAFCLEFGDQYRVFVKDVWKEYTGWPLNNMERSYKFMVKHPRLWKVAFHTTSPQWIHSSYLAAFAAYYAKEVETGLMEYKPDIIISVHPLMQHIPLCVLKWQRLQKKVIFVTVVTDLNTCHRTWFHYGVDRLYCPSREVGYRALLDGLEETQLRVFGLPIRPSFCRAVLNKDDLRVELEMDRVLPAVLLMGGGEGMGPVMETAKALDEYLVNKFGKPKGQLIIICGRNKDLLTSLQSFQWRIPVKVLGFQNQMEKWMGACDCIITKAGPGTIAEALIRGLPIILNDYIPGQEKGNVPYVVDNGAGIFTRDPEETGRKVAEWFGTNKKKGGEELRRMSANALKLAQPNAVFDIVKDIHKLACQQQQQEQQHEQQQQGLDHQTNNNISYKLTASFFNII; translated from the exons ATGGTGATGATGGCAGCTTCACCTAGGAGATCGATCGGTACTGTGTTTCAGAGAGTCGGATTATACGCCCCACAGAAGAGATTCAAGTGTTACGAGGAGGTTAAGGAAACTATGGAGATGGATCAGATTTGTGCTGAACGGACTAAGAATGTGCTTATTCTTATGAGTGACACCGGCGGCGGCCACCGTGCATCTGCTGAAGCCATTCGTGATGCTTTTTGTTTGGAATTTGGAGATCAATATAGG GTTTTtgtgaaggatgtttggaaggAGTATACTGGGTGGCCGTTGAATAATATGGAGAGATCTTATAAGTTTATGGTTAAACATCCTCGGCTTTGGAAAGTTGCGTTTCATACTACTTCACCTCAATGGATTCATTCGTCTTATCTTGCTGCCTTTGCTGCTTATTATGCTAA GGAGGTGGAAACTGGATTGATGGAATATAAACCAGACATTATCATTAGTGTTCATCCTTTAATGCAGCATATCCCTTTATGTGTTCTGAAATGGCAACGTCTACAGAAGAAAGTCATATTTGTTACTGTCGTTACAGATCTCAACACCTGCCATAGAACATG GTTTCACTATGGAGTTGATCGGCTTTACTGTCCGTCGAGAGAAGTGGGATACAGGGCGCTTCTTGATGGTCTAGAGGAAACCCAACTACGTGTGTTTGGCTTGCCAATTCGACCATCATTTTGCCGGGCTGTTCTCAACAAG GATGATCTTAGAGTGGAGCTTGAGATGGACAGAGTTCTTCCTGCGGTTCTGCTTATGGGAGGTGGTGAAGGAATGGGACCTGTTATGGAAACTGCAAAGGCACTAGATGAATATCTTGTTAATAAATTCGGAAAGCCTAAGGGACAACTGATCATTATATGTGGGAGGAACAAAGATTTGCTTACTTCTTTGCAGTCATTTCAATGGAGAATACCAGTTAAGGTATTAGGTTTCCAAAATCAAATGGAGAAATGGATGGGTGCTTGTGATTGCATAATCACCAAA GCAGGACCCGGGACCATTGCTGAGGCGTTGATTCGGGGTCTACCCATTATTCTAAACGACTACATACCCGGACAA GAAAAGGGAAATGTTCCATATGTAGTTGACAATGGTGCTGGAATCTTCACAAGGGATCCCGAGGAAACAGGAAGGAAAGTGGCAGAATGGTTCGGCACTAATAAGAAGAAGGGTGGTGAAGAACTGAGAAGGATGTCTGCAAATGCATTAAAATTAGCACAACCAAATGCGGTTTTTGACATTGTAAAGGACATCCACAAACTGGCATGCCAACAACAGCAGCAAGAACAGCAACATGAACAGCAACAACAGGGTCTTGATCATCAAACTAACAACAACATCTCTTACAAGCTGACAGCTTCCTTCTTCAACATAATTTAA